The sequence TCAGCTGGCAGttccccctcacacacacataGTATGGAAATTACttaagcacaaaacaaagatgATTCATGATACTTTGTGTTCTTCATATGCTGTGCCTGTGGATGGTAGATAAGTAGCATCAGGCGCTTTTTTTGCCTGTCAGTAGCATGAGGAATTTTAAGTATCTTGCCATACAAAAAGGAGGCGTTCAGCACAAGCTGAAAAGAACAAAGGTTTGTAGCTGTGTGTTTTCAGGCAATAAGTAGGAGATGATCTCTGAAAGGTGGAATTTTGGAGACTGAAATCTGGGGAGAAAGCTGGCATTTCCTGCAAAGTGTTTTATGTCCTGCATTTATCTCTGatgcatttctgcagtgttaGGGGTTTAGGAGCCTTCAAAATAAGGTTATAGAAACgtgttttgctttcagcattGTTTTTGCTTCTTGGAAGTTGGTCTTTGGCAGGTTAGGGAAGATAAACACTTAGCtaggaggaagggggaaggagggggacaGAGTCAGTCCAGGCTCCCAGTACTTCTAGAATCACAAAGCAGGTTGTGTCCCAGCTGTTGCCCTTTGTTAATTTTGACCTTATGAGGGGTTATGTGGTTTGCACAGGAAGTCAAGTGGTTGAGTGCTTACCTACTATATGTCTTGGCAAGTCATGCTGTTGCTCTTCAGACTGTTTAATGGACTGTTTCCTGTTCTCTGCAGGTGGGGAGACCTAGTAATATAGGTCAGGCACAGCCTATTATAGACCAGCTAGCAGAAGAGGCACGGGCTTTCAACCGCATCTATGTGGCCTCTGTTCATCAGGACCTTTCAGATGATGACATCAAGAGTGTGTTTGAGGCCTTTGGAAAGATCAAATCCTGCACGCTAGCCAGAGATCCCACGACGGGAAAACACAAAGGCTATGGTTTCATTGGTAAAATGTCTATCTGATACTTGTTCTGGGATAAGGAAGGTAGTTGGGATCATCCTCATTGTTTTTTACTCTAGTGGAAGAGTTACTTCAAACAATGCGATAGAGATAAATTTGTATTTAGAAGTCTGATTAGTAGCCAGATACTTTTACTCACCATTTATGGGGGTTGAGAGATTATGCTATGCTTGCTGTTCTCAACAGTGCTTATGTGATCAGAGGAGTGAGATGAGCAAGCTAAGCACTGAGGGgttgcttttttaaacaaatataaatcaTAATTGTGCAGTAAGAGTTGAATTTAGGAGTAAAAAGGGTCACTTGCAAATATTCCTCCTTCTCATTGTAGAATATGAGAAAGCACAGTCTTCTCAAGATGCAGTTTCCTCTATGAACCTCTTTGACCTTGGGGGTCAGTATCTCCGAGTTGGTAAAGCTGTGACTCCTCCAATGCCGCTCCTGACACCTGCTACACCAGGGGGAttacctccagcagcagctgttgctgCAGCGGCTGCGACAGCAAAGATTACAGCACAGGTAAGACATAAGTTGCTGTGACTGAAAGAAGTGGATGTTTATTGTCACCCTGCTAAAAACAGGCATGCAAACTGTTCCAACCAGTTGTATTCTGTAGTTTGAGTGAAGGCTTCAAGCCTAGATTGTACTCTTTCCAGGACTTCACATGTAGAAGCTTACCCAGGACGCACTTGTGCAAATCTGATACACCAGCATTTGGAATGGAGTCTGGCCCGCCTGagcagaacttttattttttaaataacaggaTAAATTGGAGAGGATTCCTTGTTGGTAGGCATACAAACAATTATGGATGTGGTTATGACAGAGGCTAAAAGAATGCCTTAAAATATTATGTGAATAGTCAGACAGCAGTGGGGGCAGTAACAGTTGCATGAGCAACACTGCTGTTGAAAAGACTGCCTGTATAGTAAGCTGAAAGTTGGTCCATCATGGCTTTAAGCTGTCCAGAAAGCAGGAAATACAGTGGGTTCAGCAGAATTGGATGTCGATGCAGGAGTCTAGCAGTTCTCAAACTTAGTTTGCTCAAAATAATAGAAGCTCCTGGTTATAACCTGTAAGTGTTGATGGAGGAAAATTGCCTTTCAAAGTAACCTGCATACCTGTGCCAGTATTCTTTGCCTTGGGGGACAGGATCTCTTCCTGCATCCCTGCTGCCCAAGAAGGAAACAAGTTCTAGCACTGTTCAGTTCTTGGATGCTCTggagccagaagaaaaaaaataaaaaataaacctgctGAGGTGTCCAGCTTATACCTGGTACTAATATTTGTTTGAATCACAAGGTACAGGTAAAAATagggggaggaggaagctgCTATTTGCGTGAAACTCCAAAGTGGTTTGCATGTCCCAAGTAGTAAGGTCACTACAATCTGGAAACATCTGCATTTGACTAAGGAGGCAAGCTGAGGTATGGCTACGTTTTGGATCAAAATCACCTTAAGGAAGAACTATTAACTCTTCTGTTTAGTAGAGATCTCTTACAGATCTGTATaaattttatcatttctttctgtaaaatgtgGCAGGATTTGCTACTTTGAGGAAAACTTTAGGAAAATCTTAAATTCTGTATATAGAATAATGGTTTTGAAGGACTTCAGAGATACTCAGCAGTCTTGTTCCCTTTACTTAGACATTGTAGAGACTTAGATTACCTGTCTGATTTGCCATGATGGTAGTTTTAGATAACTagagaaaaaagtaataattaaaaggttaaaggtttttgttttttttttttttttttaaaaaaaaaaaaggcatctgtaGGTTATGCCCCCAGTACAGTTCCTGTATGGAACATCTTATTGTTAGTAAGAACATGGGCCAATGTAGTCTGTAAGGGCTTtagtttcatatattttttgtgATTCAGATAAGTTAATCAGTAAACTCAGTGGGATTGAAGAAATCATGGGCGTGAGAGGGAAACTTTCAAGTACGAGATGCAACTTCAGATCTGAAATGCAACTGCAGTTTGGAATTCACGTGCAAGTCAGAGAAGGAGGAAGCGTTTCCACACTTAAACTTTTTtacacagtcaaaaaaaaaaaagtcagtcttgcaacagaaaataagaaactaaAGTTATTAGAGAAAGTTTCTTTgtctatttaagaaaaaagtgatGCAGCTAACTACCAGAGTAGTCAACATTATGGTAGTCTTACTGCAGCACTGAATGCTTACATAAGTATTCTGCCCCTGCGTTAGAATCATAAGGCAAACTGGCTAATGCTACACATGGAATTACTGCAACCTTGGTGGGTTTGTATCCACCAAGAGTTTATCACATGTGGTTGTACACTTAAGTTTCgtgttttttttgtaattagTCTGTCAAGTCAGGCTATTGTTGTATGACTGAAGAATAGCAAATACAATACTTGGGTTTAAGGTAGGATACAAAACTGATATCTGTGGACTTTATTCTGACACCAGTGGTAGGGAAAGATTGAATACAAGCTTTAAAGGAAGAACAAACAGCTACGTGATGCATTTAGATGTTTTAGGAAAACATCAAATGAACATAACTAACTTTGTTAAGACTACTGTTGCacttaattagaaaaatatttactacatATTCTATGAACAATTCAGAAGTTAGTAGAGACCCATATGCGTCTAAGACCAAGGCTACTATAATTAACATCAAGGAGCATAACCAGGTGAGAAGACATGCTAGTGCTGTGCTAGAAGTTGCTTACACTTCACTTTCTTGGTGAAGTTACTTATAAATTGTTCTTGATTTATCTCTATACGCAAAAATATTAGCAATCATATTGTAGGCGTTAGGAAAAGAGTACTAATGAAATTAGTTGGTAACACGGAGATGAGAAGCATTGTTAATGTAGAGGAGAATTGAGTATCAGAGAAGACTGGAGTAAGAAACATGGACAGCATTTACCAGCTGAGTACGAAATGTGACATTTAAGGATCAAAACCCCAGAATTTTTGCTCTGATATGTCAGGGCTTATATGATCcccatgaaaacagaaagagaaggatCTGAATAACTACATTATGAGTTCAATAGCCtggaaaacaaccaaaacaaaagggATCCTAGGATATATTACGtgtgttatttttgttagcTTTATGGAAATGTTTTCGTCTAGTTAAGTGATATGGTTGAATTCTGCTCATCTAGAGTGAGATGAGAATGATGTTCCTTTATACCTGCTATAATCCAAATAAACATAGTTATTCAGGGAAATGGAAAACGTGATATGCAGGAAAAACTAGAGAAAGTGACTTGGTGtaactgtaggaaaaaaagctgcaaagtgTATCCAATTTTTGCTCATGTACGGTCCATATGGAGACATGCAGGCAATGGGAGAAGAGGTTCAGACAATATGGACAACAGAACAGAGTTAAAAATGCCTTAGTTATCAAGGCTGAAAGTTTGAAGAAGAGCTTCATCAAAGGCAGTGGGTTGATATGCTTAAGTGGATCACATCCCTTAGCATTATTGAAAAGCTTTATTTGTGTAGTACTATTAAACAGTACCTTTTTCTCAATTGCTTTAAGCAGTTGGTTGAGGAGCTCTTAAGGTCTTCTAGAGCATCAGCAGGTGGAAGCAAGTAGAGATTCCTCCTGTCCTGGAATTGCATGCATTTTGCAGATCCTGTACTGAATTCCTTGATGTTTTTCATTCAATAATCTGCCTAGCAGCTTGAGAGGATAGGTGAAATTTGAGCACTTCTCTTCCAATTCTTGACATCTCATAGCTTCCACATTTCTGTGGGTGGCATagatttttgcttgtttgtttttttatagtAGCCTTGGGGAGCTGTCATCCTCAGAATCTATATACCTAGTATTTTCTTAAGTGTGACAAGGGCTGAGCCTCAGTTGAACATACCCATAACATGACTTCTTGATGCAGaattagtgcttttttttttttttttcttgtaggaagcagtggcaggagctgcagttcTTGGCACTTTGGCTACTCCTGGGCTAGTATCTCCAGCACTGACTCTTGCCCAGCCATTAGGGGCATTGCCACAGGCTGTAATGGCAGCACAGGCACCAGGAGTCATTACAGGTATGTTTACTCCTCATTTTGTCAGCTGTGTAACTGTTACAGTGCACGGTTCTTTACAGCTTGGGTCACGATTAAGGAGAATTTGAAGCTGAAATCCTCTTCCCTCCCTGACTTTGTCAGGAGCTGTTACTGTACAGCATAGCAGGAGTTTTTGATATATAATAGATACAACAGGTACATGAGATTCACAGCAGTGTGTGCATAGTACCCTGAATGAAACTCTGGGTGTGTATAGTTGTTACCCCATGCAAAGACCTGTACTCTGTCTCACTTCTGGGCATATGATGAATATGATGAATATATTGAGTGCATATATCCCATATTGTTGACCAAGTTGCTGTGTATGCCTCCCTGCTTGTTGTTTGTGTAGAGCCAATAAAACCCTGTAGTTTCTTTGATCTTCTTTATTACTGATTGGTGTGTATTCGAATGTTGCAGAACACCAGTTCTTTTCTTTATGCTACAGAGTTTGTACTCTTACAGGTGTAACCCCTGCCCGACCTCCGATTCCTGTCACTATCCCCCAAGTGGGAGTTGTGAATCCTATCCTGGCCAGTCCCCCAGCACTGGGCCTGATGGAggtcaaaaaggaaaaggaagaggaggaggtatTCCAGGAGTCAGAGAGGCCAGAGATGCTAAGTGAACAGGAACACATGAGCATATCTGGCAGCAGTGCCCGTCATATGGTGATGCAGAAATTGCTTCGTAAACAAGAGGTGAGTGTAATGTGGCTACCCTGAGCTGGTTCCAGTTATCAGCAAATGGGCTAACTAGTTTTAGGTCTATCTTAATGTGGTGTAGCTCTGCAGCTTTATACTTGGTAAACTGATTCTGAAATGCCATGACCACTAAACTGTGATGTTGGGTAGAGCCATCAGTGGGAAGAAAGGATGTGGTAGAGTTGGGCCTCTAACATGCAAAAACATACAGAGGCTGCACAGAGAGGTTGTGTAGTctatccttggagatattcaaaagctaCGTaggcatggtcctgggcaacctacTCAAGGTTGCCTTGCTTGAGAACTAGGTTTGGATCAGGTGATCCTGATCATCTATCTTAAATcatctgttattctgtgataaAGAGAAGTGCTATGTTATAAAAAGGTTTAGTGGGGGATATGTACAAAAGGTGTGTTGCAGGCACTCTGAAAAGCTCGTGTTGCTACGCTGTGGTTGATGCTTTAACTAAAGTACCTGGTCAGCCATTAAACGTCAGGGGtctgaaaaaaagttaaacttcCTACTGTATTCAGACATAAGGaacaatcttaaaaaaaaaaaaaaaaaaaaaaaaactcttgaaggtaacaaagtaaaaaaaaaaaaaaaaaaaaaaaaaaaatgactggatAGCAACAGCACAAGAAAAGTGAGATAGTTCGAGTCATCTGCACTACAAAGATGTGTCTAAAGAGCTTGctaggttgtttgtttgtttgtatttaactTTAGTGTCTTAATTCTATTAATGCACTTTTATTgttccttctctctgcagtcCACTGTGATGGTGCTTCGCAACATGGTGGATCCAAAGGACATTGATGATGACCTAGAGGGAGAAGTGACAGAAGAGTGTGGCAAATTCGGGGCTGTAAACAGGGTCATCATCTACCAGgagaagcagggagaagaggaggatgcTGAGATCATTGTCAAGATCTTTGTGGAGTTCTCCATGGCCTCAGAGACACACAAAGCCATTCAGGCTTTGAATGGGCGCTGGTTTGCAGGAAGAAAGGTGGTGGCAGAGGTGTATGACCAGGAGAGATTTGATAACAGTGACCTGTCAGCATGAACTCTACTTGGAGGACTTCACCCCTACCCCTTCTGCCTGTCTGTTTTTTTAGCCATGTGTAAAGAATGCTCCAGGGTGAGCGCAGATCTCTGTGATGTACTTGTAGTTTGGATAAAAGCGCAAAGAAAGCTAGTGTGTGTTCTTGTGTGTGTTAACGGGGCTAATAACCTGCCAACCGATCTGGCATGAGTTGTAGCCTCATCAACATAGAAGAGTGGGGCCAGAGCCTGAAGAGAGGTTGCTGTTTTTGCTCCTGCCTTACACTGCAGTCACTTCAAAAACACTCAGGTCAAGATCCCACTGCACCTTTGAGGGACTGGGATAacaattttcttcaaagatgGGCTATAAATGGTTGAATGGAGGAGGGAGTCCCTAAGTATACTATAAAAGCACTCAAGGGTGCTGCTGAAATACTTCAACAACAGTAGAGGAGAGCTTGGGCAGTTCTGGCAGGGAGTCTTCCTGCTGAGGACTTGCATCTTGAGTTTGGGCTTCTGGGAGCCCAAACATGGAGCAGAGTCCAGAAAGTGAACCAGTTGGGTCTTTTGGCGTATTCACATCCTGTGTATTCTGATATTGTAGTTTGCACTTCACAGTTTTGTTGATGCATCAGTTACCCTAACGGATCCTTCCTAAATGTGCCAAAATATTTCCATCGAGTCAGGCTGAGGCATCACAGCCGGGATGAGAGTGGGAGTAGTGTTGATCTGCAGCACCTAAAgtgtatttaataaataaatctagtCCTTGTATTATGGACAGCGATATAGAACATATGCCTTGCCTGAAAGAAAAGTTTGCTATTGAGGACCCATGgtttttgtaatatttacagagcctgaatgcatttttttttatgttctttgttTAATGAGCAGGAACAGAATTAGCTTGTATTAATGATTCTAAATACTCTAAACAAGTAATGGGCTATGACATTGTTTGTTGTGCAAAACTGCTAGAGACAGCACAgattcaaatgaaatatttattttaatttagaaattcaAATAACAGAAGAATGATCTAAAAGGAACTTCAGAATGGAGGTCTGAGttgagcctgctgctgctgcaagccGCCTCTAAGCTTAGAGAcacttattttttgtattttgtttcaaacaCTCAAACTTCTGTAATAGGTTAGAAATCTGTATTTGCAGTCTAACTGTATTTACAATTAACTTGttaacttgttttgttttaatatgtcTGTTAGCGTAAATAACCTTTCTTTCCTGGTAACAGCAAGCCTGTCTTTTTTAACCTTTGATAGCCAAAGTATCTTGggttcagctttgttttttcctcatcatCTGACTTAACAATCCTTCTTTGCGCTTCTTTAACTTGagtttctgtttctcagaagtAGTTGATTTGAGTTCTTCTAATAGATTCCAGATGAGCCCTTCCTAGGGCATAGCATAGTggcattcttctttttcttacctGTTCTGGAAATGCTTCATGCCATGTAATCTGTGATCCCATTGAGTTCTTTAACAGCCACAGCATACTGGTAGTTCATAATTTCCCCTGTTTTGGTAATGCACTACAGCTTTTCTGCTGCATGTGTCTGTAATACAGAAGAAAGTTCACCATTTTCAACTTGTTCCCGTGTTACCACTGTTCTGTCTCTTCTATTTTCCGATACTTGTTCCTGTTCTGTTGACTAGATTTAGGAGTATAAGGCAACACCGGGAGCTTCATTTTGGTGTTGATAGctccaaaagagaaagaagggggaaacaaaaaagataaaactagATGCAAGGAGAAAGCACAGACTTAAGGATGACTgcctaagctttttttttttgtgtgtgtgtgtgtgatcaATCTTATCTGGCTGACAAGATATTTTACAAGTTTATATTAAGAAAAGTAACTTCAGATTAACTTGACAGGTGTCTGACAAAAGGTCAGGTGTCATacaacattaattaaaatgctACAGTGTGAGGTAAACACTgactacaaataaataaaacagattttgaaataagaaagtaaattaaaaaaataacaaagggCTTTTTCCCTCGGATCCCATAGAAATCTGATTTAGGTCAAATATATACATCCTTAATGATTTAGGATTTTGAAACAGACGTAGGTATGTCTATTTAACGGGATTACAGGTCATGATGATGTTAGGGTTGGTATAAGAGGATATAATCTGCTTcgatctgtattttaaatgtaaagtgGTGTATTCCCCAGTAAGGATTGGGGGATTCTGACTTGAGaagctgaaatgcagaaaagagtGAAGACTAGGAATAATGCCTCATCATTCCATCATATATGATGCTTTAGAGATGCCTGTGCAAGCACCAACTCCCAATTAATTGTGTATTTTTCCAGCTACCTTATTTCCTGCCATGCTTTCTCAGCAAATTGGAAAAAGCTGTACATGTCTTCAGGTGCAGCATGGATTTAGTAGAGGAGATGAAAGAAAGGGTACCTCTGCATCAGCCTGTGTAGTCAGGCTTTAACCTCTCGctatatttctgttcttaaacAGTTGTGATCTGAACAGCTTTCTGACAAGGAATCTAAATTCCTTCACCTTCAGACCTTCCTCTTGACAGAGTACACCGCTCTGCAGCATAGTAATTTTCAGCTATTTATAGCTGTGTAGGGCTTCCTCAATTGATTCCTTGACAGTAGTGATCGTCGAGGGTgaattatttggaaaatgtgGGCAACTCAGAATGAGCATT comes from Aythya fuligula isolate bAytFul2 chromosome 2, bAytFul2.pri, whole genome shotgun sequence and encodes:
- the PUF60 gene encoding poly(U)-binding-splicing factor PUF60 isoform X2, whose product is MENGQSTAAKLGLPPLTPEQQEALQKAKKYAMEQSIKSVLVKQTIAHQQQQLTNLQMAAVTMGFGDPLSPLQSMAAQRQRALAIMCRVYVGSIYYELGEDTIRQAFAPFGPIKSIDMSWDSVTMKHKGFAFVEYEVPEAAQLALEQMNSVMLGGRNIKVGRPSNIGQAQPIIDQLAEEARAFNRIYVASVHQDLSDDDIKSVFEAFGKIKSCTLARDPTTGKHKGYGFIEYEKAQSSQDAVSSMNLFDLGGQYLRVGKAVTPPMPLLTPATPGGLPPAAAVAAAAATAKITAQEAVAGAAVLGTLATPGLVSPALTLAQPLGALPQAVMAAQAPGVITGVTPARPPIPVTIPQVGVVNPILASPPALGLMEVKKEKEEEEVFQESERPEMLSEQEHMSISGSSARHMVMQKLLRKQESTVMVLRNMVDPKDIDDDLEGEVTEECGKFGAVNRVIIYQEKQGEEEDAEIIVKIFVEFSMASETHKAIQALNGRWFAGRKVVAEVYDQERFDNSDLSA
- the PUF60 gene encoding poly(U)-binding-splicing factor PUF60 isoform X1, whose protein sequence is MAATTTISLGTESIKMENGQSTAAKLGLPPLTPEQQEALQKAKKYAMEQSIKSVLVKQTIAHQQQQLTNLQMAAVTMGFGDPLSPLQSMAAQRQRALAIMCRVYVGSIYYELGEDTIRQAFAPFGPIKSIDMSWDSVTMKHKGFAFVEYEVPEAAQLALEQMNSVMLGGRNIKVGRPSNIGQAQPIIDQLAEEARAFNRIYVASVHQDLSDDDIKSVFEAFGKIKSCTLARDPTTGKHKGYGFIEYEKAQSSQDAVSSMNLFDLGGQYLRVGKAVTPPMPLLTPATPGGLPPAAAVAAAAATAKITAQEAVAGAAVLGTLATPGLVSPALTLAQPLGALPQAVMAAQAPGVITGVTPARPPIPVTIPQVGVVNPILASPPALGLMEVKKEKEEEEVFQESERPEMLSEQEHMSISGSSARHMVMQKLLRKQESTVMVLRNMVDPKDIDDDLEGEVTEECGKFGAVNRVIIYQEKQGEEEDAEIIVKIFVEFSMASETHKAIQALNGRWFAGRKVVAEVYDQERFDNSDLSA
- the PUF60 gene encoding poly(U)-binding-splicing factor PUF60 isoform X3, whose amino-acid sequence is MAATTTISLGTESIKMENGQSTAAKLGLPPLTPEQQEALQKAKKYAMEQSIKSVLVKQTIAHQQQQLTNLQMAAQRQRALAIMCRVYVGSIYYELGEDTIRQAFAPFGPIKSIDMSWDSVTMKHKGFAFVEYEVPEAAQLALEQMNSVMLGGRNIKVGRPSNIGQAQPIIDQLAEEARAFNRIYVASVHQDLSDDDIKSVFEAFGKIKSCTLARDPTTGKHKGYGFIEYEKAQSSQDAVSSMNLFDLGGQYLRVGKAVTPPMPLLTPATPGGLPPAAAVAAAAATAKITAQEAVAGAAVLGTLATPGLVSPALTLAQPLGALPQAVMAAQAPGVITGVTPARPPIPVTIPQVGVVNPILASPPALGLMEVKKEKEEEEVFQESERPEMLSEQEHMSISGSSARHMVMQKLLRKQESTVMVLRNMVDPKDIDDDLEGEVTEECGKFGAVNRVIIYQEKQGEEEDAEIIVKIFVEFSMASETHKAIQALNGRWFAGRKVVAEVYDQERFDNSDLSA